A region of the Thermotoga sp. genome:
ACCTACAGCGTTCATGAAGATGAAAGGAGCACCCGTCTTTGGAAGCGTGTGATTGTAGCCACCTGGGGCCTTCCCTTTTCTGTTTTCAAGGTCTAAAAGCCCTTTTTCTTTCATCAGACGAAATCTGTCAGCGAAAACAGGGTTCAACCTTTTGAGGGCTCTCTCTGTTTTTTCCATGAAATCCTTCACCGAGGAAAATGGTTTCAACACTTTTCCATCCACATCCACCGCTGTATCCCATGGTTTTACGCTTTCGATGCCGAGTTTTTTCTGTCTGACTTTCGTCCTCTCCACAAGGTATGGGACGACTTCTTTTTCCACCGATTCATGAAATCGATAGATATCCTCCGGAGTGTATTCGAATCTTCCCTTCAATCTATGCATGTAGTCTCTGTAGTTGGAAAAATCTGCGTTCAGAGCTTGCTGGTGCCTTGTGTTTTTGAGTTTATCGAAGAGTTCGTTGAGTTTTTCTCTTACTCCCCATATTCCCTCGTATCTCTTTCTCCAGGCAAGTTCTCTTGTGGATCTGTCGGGATCTCTCAGGTAGGCGGAAAGTTGCTGGAGAGTTTTCTTCTCTCCTTTGAACTCCACTTCGATGCTTCCAACGAGTGTTCCGTAGTTTTTGGCCAGTATGCTCTCTTTCACCTGAAGCGGAACATTCTCTTTCCTGAAGAGATCCACGTCGTTTTTGAGAATTTTTATCATGTGTTCGTACCCCAGTGGTGCGAATCGTTCGTTTTCTACGATCTTTTCCTTTATTTTTTGTTCATAAGGTTTGAGTTTGGCCACAACTTCTTTCTGGAAATTTTCGTAAGCTTTTGCGTTCTCCTCCTTATCTGCGTTCACCGTCATCCTGATGTAAAGCCAGGCGTGTTCCTCTTCTACCTGGTCAAAGAAATCTGTTACCCTGTTAACAAAGCTTCTGAAATCCTCAGAAGAAGAGATGTGAAACTCCAAGAGTTCGTTCACCAGAGGCTCAACGTCTTTCCACTGCATCCTCTGTATCCCTCCCTCACAGGTGTTCTATTAGTATTCTCACTCCATCACTTTCAAAGCGCTTCGTTTTAATTCAGATGTTACTTGGTTCGGAAAGGTAATTAGTATATACTCATTTCTAAAGGAGGGGGCAAAGAAATGGGAAGGATACTTTACCTCGATCCGTTTTCTGGGATCGCCGGTGACATGTTCCTTGGACTTCTTGTCAATCTTGGTGTTGATCCTGAAGAGCTTAAAGAACGTCTTGTAAGTCTGGGCGTTGAGTTTGAATTCAAGATAAAAAAGTCAACAAAAAAGGATAACCGCAACGAAAATGGTAGGCATTTTTCGGGGATAATCGAGATATTGAGCAGACTTGAGGATCCTGCAAAAGAAAAGGCTACGAGAATGTTCGAAGCCCTAGCCAAAACAAAAAGCAAGGTACACGGTCTCTCGAAGGAAAAGGTGCATTTCCACGAGGTGGGAGCCATGGACACAGTGATAGAGATCGCAGGAGCCGTAACTGGACTGGAGCTTCTTGGAGTGGAAAAAGTCTTTTGCGGCACTGTCAACACAGGAAGCGGTTTTGTCATGACAGAGCACGGTAGATACCCGGTTCCTGCCCCCGCCATCGCCGAACTCTTGAAAGGTATCCCGATTTACATGGATCAGAAGGTACGGGCAGAACTCGTCACACCAACAGGAGCTGTGATCTTGAATGGACTGGTCGATGAGTTCAAAGCGCCTATTCTGAGAATAGAGAAGGTGGGATACGGGGCTGGAACAAGAGATCTTGAGATACCAAACGTGCTGCGAGGCTACCTTGGCTTTTTAGAAGGAAAAAGTGAAAGAGACATCCTTATAGAGACAAACGTGGACAACATGGAATCCGCAACTGTTCAGATACCTTATGGAAAAACTGTTCGAAGCAGGTGCAAAAGATGTCTTCTACACTCCCATATACATGAAGAAGAACCGCCCGGCTGTGAAAGTCTCTGTTCTCTGTCCGGAGGAAAAAAGAGACGAGATCCTGAAAATTCTCTTCAAGGAGAGTACCAGTATTAGGTGCAAGGGCCCTTCACTCCGAGAAAGTGAAAGTGCTCCGTAAGACGGTAACTGTAGAGACAGATTACGGAAGAATCCCTGTAAAAGTGGCAAGTTTCAATTCTGAAGTTGTGAACATCTCCCCGGAGCACGAAGTCTGCAGGAAGATAGCACAGGAGAGAGGGATCCCCTTAAAAAGATTTATAACGTCGTTTACAAAAAGATATCGGAGATTCGGAGAAATGTTTGAAGATATCCTGAGATCCCTTGTGAGAGGGGAAATAACACTCGAGGAGGCAGAAGAGAAGATTTTGGAGATGTTCTATGAAAGAACTGATGGGCTGATGCTGGATCTGGAAAGAGACAAGTGTCAAGGCTTTCCAGAGATTGTGTTCGCATCCGAGAAGATGGTTGAACACATAATCATAGCTGTGGAAAAGCTTTTGGAAAGAAAAGGAATCGCTTTTGTTTTCCATCTGGACGAGGAGAAGAAAAAGACTGTGAAAAATAGATTCAGAGGCTATAAGATAAGAGAGGCAGGTAGACTTCTCGTTGTAAAAACAAAGAATTTTCGGAAAAGCTGAGT
Encoded here:
- a CDS encoding M3 family oligoendopeptidase, which gives rise to MQWKDVEPLVNELLEFHISSSEDFRSFVNRVTDFFDQVEEEHAWLYIRMTVNADKEENAKAYENFQKEVVAKLKPYEQKIKEKIVENERFAPLGYEHMIKILKNDVDLFRKENVPLQVKESILAKNYGTLVGSIEVEFKGEKKTLQQLSAYLRDPDRSTRELAWRKRYEGIWGVREKLNELFDKLKNTRHQQALNADFSNYRDYMHRLKGRFEYTPEDIYRFHESVEKEVVPYLVERTKVRQKKLGIESVKPWDTAVDVDGKVLKPFSSVKDFMEKTERALKRLNPVFADRFRLMKEKGLLDLENRKGKAPGGYNHTLPKTGAPFIFMNAVGQPGDVRTIFHELGHSMHSFETLSLPVFYRPYRMEVAELASMSMELISMEYWDEFYED